A genomic window from Pseudonocardia broussonetiae includes:
- a CDS encoding flavin-containing monooxygenase: MTTTADTAVEELDVLVIGAGFAGIYQLDRLRDLGYSVKIYEAGQEMGGIWYWNCYPGARVDTEGPIYQLAYKDLWKEWEYSSLYPGWSEVREYFQYMDRKLGLSKDIRFDTRVTGADFDTERNQWVVRTADGSTTRCKYLVPCLGFASKPYIPSLPGLDSFRGICHHTALWPQDGVDFTGKRVAVIGTGASGVQVIQEAAKESVDLTVFQRTPNLALPMGQRRLAPDDQAEIKRGLPDRFDTRGDTFAGFDYDFIPQNAVEISEEERNAGYEELWRKGGFRFWLATYQDTLFVQESNDYAYAFWRDKVRARINDPGLAEKLAPTQQLHPFGVKRPSLEQNYYEAYNQDNVHLIEISANPIDAITEKGIKTRDGVEHEFDIIVLATGFDSVSGGLTQLDLRGTDGSLLRDQWSNGVDAHLGIATANFPNLLFIYGPQSPSGFCNGPTCAEIQGEMIVETLHHLLSGGGKRIESTPEADRQWSEHVSGLVEPTLFPKAKSWYMGANIPGKPLQSLNYPGGLPQYRQKFAESKENDFAGFTIS; the protein is encoded by the coding sequence ATGACCACCACAGCCGACACCGCCGTCGAGGAACTGGACGTTCTCGTGATCGGAGCCGGATTCGCCGGCATCTACCAGCTCGACCGACTGCGCGACCTCGGATACTCCGTGAAGATCTATGAGGCCGGCCAGGAGATGGGCGGCATCTGGTACTGGAACTGCTACCCCGGTGCGCGGGTGGACACCGAGGGACCGATCTACCAGCTTGCCTACAAGGATCTGTGGAAGGAGTGGGAGTACAGCTCGCTGTACCCGGGTTGGAGCGAGGTCCGGGAGTACTTCCAGTACATGGATCGCAAGCTCGGCCTCAGCAAGGACATCCGCTTCGACACCCGCGTCACCGGCGCAGACTTCGACACCGAGCGCAACCAGTGGGTCGTGCGCACCGCCGACGGCTCGACGACCCGCTGCAAATACCTCGTGCCCTGCCTGGGATTCGCCTCCAAGCCCTACATTCCTTCGCTGCCGGGCCTCGACTCGTTCCGCGGCATCTGCCACCACACCGCCCTGTGGCCGCAGGACGGCGTCGACTTCACCGGCAAGCGGGTCGCGGTGATCGGCACCGGCGCCAGCGGTGTGCAGGTCATCCAGGAGGCCGCCAAGGAATCGGTCGACCTGACCGTTTTCCAGCGGACACCGAACCTGGCGCTGCCGATGGGCCAGCGCCGGCTGGCACCGGACGACCAAGCGGAAATCAAGAGGGGCCTGCCGGACCGCTTCGACACCCGAGGCGACACCTTCGCCGGCTTCGACTACGACTTCATCCCGCAGAACGCCGTCGAGATCTCCGAAGAGGAGCGCAACGCGGGCTACGAGGAGCTCTGGCGAAAAGGCGGCTTCCGCTTCTGGCTCGCCACCTACCAGGACACGCTGTTCGTGCAAGAGTCGAACGACTACGCCTACGCGTTCTGGCGGGACAAGGTGCGTGCCCGGATCAACGACCCCGGACTGGCCGAGAAGCTCGCGCCGACCCAGCAGCTGCACCCGTTCGGGGTCAAGCGGCCGTCGCTGGAACAGAACTACTACGAGGCCTACAACCAGGACAACGTCCACCTCATCGAGATCAGCGCGAACCCGATCGATGCCATCACCGAGAAGGGCATCAAGACCCGCGACGGTGTCGAGCACGAGTTCGACATCATCGTGCTCGCGACGGGCTTCGACTCCGTCTCGGGCGGACTGACCCAGCTCGACCTCCGAGGCACCGACGGATCCCTGCTGCGCGACCAGTGGAGCAACGGTGTGGATGCCCACCTCGGAATCGCCACCGCGAACTTCCCGAACCTGCTGTTCATCTACGGCCCGCAGAGCCCGTCCGGTTTCTGCAACGGCCCGACCTGCGCCGAGATCCAGGGCGAGATGATCGTCGAAACACTCCACCACCTGCTCTCCGGCGGTGGCAAGCGGATCGAGTCGACGCCCGAGGCCGACAGGCAGTGGAGCGAGCACGTCTCCGGGCTGGTCGAGCCGACCCTGTTCCCCAAGGCCAAGTCCTGGTACATGGGGGCGAACATCCCAGGCAAGCCGCTGCAGAGTCTGAACTACCCGGGGGGCCTGCCGCAGTACCGGCAGAAGTTCGCCGAGTCGAAGGAGAACGACTTCGCCGGCTTCACCATCTCCTGA
- a CDS encoding SMP-30/gluconolactonase/LRE family protein: MTDRKLTPVVDGYTYLEGPRWHDGRLWMSDFYSHQVVAVSPDGKTELIATVPQQPSGLGWLPDGTLLVVSMRDRKLMRLENGNLVEHADLSATTGGHINDMVVDSQGRAYVGDFGFDLMGGAPFRTTNITRVDPDGTVTVAAEDLMFPNGTVITPDGRTMIVDETFGNRVSAFDIHDDGTLGPRRDWANFGPMPDTDNVNDLVAASSVGPDGNCLDAEGAIWIADAIYQRCMRVAEGGEILDEISTGDEGVFACMLGGDDGRDLYLCVAPNFDETERTSTRLGRLVKTTVDVPHAGTP; encoded by the coding sequence GTGACCGACCGGAAACTCACCCCCGTCGTCGACGGGTACACCTACCTGGAAGGGCCGCGCTGGCACGACGGCCGGCTGTGGATGTCAGACTTCTACTCCCACCAGGTCGTCGCGGTCAGCCCGGACGGCAAGACCGAGCTCATCGCGACCGTGCCCCAGCAACCGTCCGGGCTCGGCTGGCTGCCGGACGGCACGCTGCTCGTGGTCTCCATGCGCGATCGCAAGCTCATGCGCCTGGAGAACGGCAACCTGGTCGAGCACGCCGACCTGTCCGCCACGACCGGCGGTCACATCAACGACATGGTCGTCGACTCCCAGGGACGCGCCTACGTGGGGGACTTCGGGTTCGACCTGATGGGCGGAGCACCGTTCCGGACCACGAACATCACCCGCGTCGACCCGGACGGCACCGTCACCGTCGCCGCCGAGGACCTGATGTTCCCCAACGGCACGGTCATCACGCCGGACGGCAGGACCATGATCGTCGATGAGACGTTCGGCAACCGGGTCTCGGCCTTCGACATCCACGACGACGGCACGCTCGGCCCACGCCGGGACTGGGCGAACTTCGGCCCGATGCCTGACACCGACAACGTCAACGACCTGGTGGCGGCCTCGTCCGTCGGCCCGGACGGCAACTGCCTCGACGCCGAGGGCGCGATCTGGATCGCCGACGCCATCTACCAGCGGTGCATGCGGGTCGCTGAGGGCGGAGAGATCCTCGACGAGATCAGCACCGGCGACGAGGGCGTCTTCGCCTGCATGCTCGGCGGCGATGACGGCCGCGACCTCTACCTGTGCGTCGCGCCGAACTTCGACGAGACCGAACGCACGAGCACGCGGCTGGGACGCCTGGTCAAGACGACCGTGGACGTCCCACACGCCGGCACGCCCTGA